In Planctomycetota bacterium, a genomic segment contains:
- a CDS encoding glycine--tRNA ligase subunit alpha produces MTSKPYSFQEIILALERYWADYGCVIYQPYDVEKGAGTFNPATFLKSLGPEPWKAAYVEPSRRPTDGRYGDNPNRLQHYYQYQAIIKPAPADAQDIYLDSLKYLGIDLTKHDIRFVEDDWESPTLGASGLGWEVWIDGMEITQFTYFQKVGNIELNPISLELTYGLERIAMFIQKKDSVYDLEWVKGITYGQVHHKDEVQFSKYNFEEADIKMHFDLFEMYAGEVKRLMEKQLVLPAYDYVLKCSHTFNILDARGAIGTAQRTTYIARIRDLARKCASGYVEMREKMGFPLLAKTAATGK; encoded by the coding sequence ATGACGTCTAAACCATACAGTTTCCAGGAAATCATACTGGCTCTTGAGCGTTACTGGGCGGATTACGGTTGCGTAATTTACCAGCCTTATGATGTGGAAAAAGGCGCGGGGACTTTTAACCCGGCAACCTTTCTTAAATCACTGGGGCCCGAGCCCTGGAAAGCGGCTTATGTGGAGCCGTCACGCAGGCCGACCGACGGCCGTTACGGTGATAATCCTAACCGCCTCCAGCACTATTACCAATATCAGGCTATCATCAAGCCGGCTCCTGCCGATGCCCAGGATATTTACCTGGACAGCCTCAAATATCTGGGGATTGATTTGACAAAACACGATATACGTTTTGTCGAGGATGATTGGGAATCACCCACTCTCGGGGCGAGCGGCCTGGGATGGGAAGTATGGATTGACGGCATGGAAATCACCCAGTTTACTTATTTCCAAAAAGTGGGTAATATTGAGCTTAACCCGATTTCCCTGGAACTTACTTATGGGTTGGAACGAATTGCCATGTTCATCCAGAAAAAAGACAGCGTTTATGACCTGGAATGGGTAAAGGGCATTACTTACGGTCAGGTGCATCATAAAGATGAGGTGCAATTTTCCAAATATAATTTTGAAGAAGCCGATATTAAAATGCATTTCGACCTGTTTGAAATGTATGCGGGCGAGGTGAAGCGCCTGATGGAAAAACAGCTTGTCTTGCCGGCATATGATTATGTCCTGAAATGTTCGCACACATTCAATATTCTTGATGCGCGCGGCGCCATCGGCACGGCACAGCGCACTACATACATCGCGCGTATCAGGGATCTGGCGCGCAAATGCGCTTCTGGCTATGTGGAGATGAGGGAGAAAATGGGCTTTCCGCTATTGGCAAAAACAGCCGCCACCGGTAAATAG
- the nadA gene encoding quinolinate synthase NadA, with product MLAETYLIQKINKLRKERKAVIVAHNYQKSEVQDIADYVGDSLELAQISSRTDAKVIVFCGVHFMAETASIITPDKTVLIPDENAGCPMANMITARQLKELKAQHPNAVVVTYINSSAAVKAESDYCCTSSNAVKVVKAIPKEKPIIFIPDQSLGSYTAAQAGRRLILWNGYCPTHHRITAKDIKEQKEKHPDAKVVVHPECLQEVIDIADKVASTSGILKYCKETDAKEFIIGTEIGIIHRLKKENPNKIFMAASNLADCPNMKLNTLEKILWSLEDMVYRVTVEPETAKKAMDSIRRMLEIG from the coding sequence ATGCTGGCAGAAACTTATTTAATCCAAAAGATTAATAAACTTCGCAAGGAACGCAAGGCGGTGATTGTGGCGCATAATTACCAAAAGAGCGAGGTGCAGGATATCGCCGATTACGTAGGCGATTCGCTGGAGTTGGCACAGATTTCCTCGAGGACAGATGCGAAGGTAATAGTCTTTTGCGGAGTGCATTTCATGGCGGAGACTGCTTCCATCATCACGCCGGATAAAACCGTCTTAATCCCTGATGAAAACGCCGGATGTCCCATGGCTAATATGATTACGGCACGGCAATTAAAGGAGCTTAAGGCACAACATCCTAATGCCGTGGTGGTTACCTATATCAACAGCAGCGCAGCGGTCAAGGCGGAAAGCGATTACTGCTGCACTTCGTCAAACGCGGTGAAAGTGGTTAAGGCAATCCCCAAAGAAAAACCCATTATATTTATCCCTGACCAGAGCCTGGGAAGCTATACCGCGGCCCAAGCCGGGCGCAGGCTAATCCTGTGGAACGGATATTGTCCGACGCATCACCGTATTACGGCAAAAGATATAAAGGAACAAAAAGAAAAGCATCCTGATGCCAAGGTAGTCGTCCATCCGGAATGCCTTCAGGAAGTGATTGACATTGCGGATAAGGTGGCTTCAACCAGCGGGATTCTTAAATATTGCAAGGAAACCGATGCTAAAGAATTCATTATTGGGACGGAGATAGGTATTATCCACCGCTTAAAAAAGGAAAACCCGAACAAAATATTTATGGCAGCATCAAACTTAGCGGATTGTCCTAACATGAAATTGAACACCTTGGAAAAGATCTTGTGGTCGCTGGAAGATATGGTTTACCGGGTAACAGTCGAGCCGGAGACGGCTAAAAAGGCGATGGATTCAATCAGGAGGATGCTTGAGATAGGATAA
- a CDS encoding NTP transferase domain-containing protein: MNKTACVILAAGKGVRMGSELPKVLHPLCGKPLLSYVIACAREANMNPIHVIIGHGAEKVKNAFANENLKWVLQEKQMGTAHAISLTAPLLKGFVGTLLVLCGDAPLITAETLNKLISLHETNKDTAVTVLSGIVNSTNQYGRLIRNATGQLMAIIETSDADEEQLRINEINSGIYVFNPQKLFDAIKEVRPNSKNGEYYLTDMVSLLAKKGERVEVFIAPDATECLGINSREELAKANRIMEERIQKKLINQGVIIIDPSKTYIEADVNIGTDTVIFPFTVIRRGVKIGANCEVGPFSHLRTGTVLKDHAEVGNFTETKKTKIGEHSKAKHLSYLGDTTIGDHVNIGAGTITANYDGESKHQTIIEDGASTGSGTVLVAPVKLGKDAVTGAGAVITKGNDVPQGVTVAGIPAKPLGGKKPKRKSKLARH; the protein is encoded by the coding sequence ATGAACAAAACCGCATGTGTGATTTTAGCCGCCGGAAAGGGCGTCCGTATGGGCTCGGAACTGCCCAAGGTGCTCCATCCCCTTTGCGGCAAGCCCTTGCTTTCCTATGTCATCGCCTGCGCCCGCGAAGCGAATATGAATCCCATCCACGTTATCATCGGGCACGGTGCGGAAAAGGTGAAAAACGCTTTTGCTAATGAAAATCTGAAATGGGTTTTGCAGGAAAAACAGATGGGGACTGCCCATGCCATTTCCCTGACAGCGCCTTTACTCAAGGGTTTCGTCGGCACGCTGCTCGTCCTTTGCGGGGACGCTCCGTTAATCACCGCGGAAACATTAAATAAACTTATTTCGTTACATGAGACGAATAAAGATACTGCCGTAACCGTATTAAGCGGTATTGTCAATTCCACGAATCAATATGGACGGCTTATCCGCAATGCTACAGGACAGCTTATGGCTATTATTGAGACATCAGATGCCGATGAAGAACAACTGCGCATAAACGAGATAAATTCCGGCATCTATGTCTTTAATCCGCAGAAATTGTTTGATGCCATTAAAGAAGTAAGACCCAATTCTAAGAACGGCGAGTATTATCTTACCGACATGGTTTCGCTTCTGGCGAAAAAAGGCGAGCGCGTGGAAGTCTTTATCGCGCCGGATGCTACCGAATGCCTCGGGATAAATTCCCGCGAGGAGCTTGCCAAGGCAAACCGGATAATGGAGGAGCGCATCCAGAAAAAATTAATTAATCAGGGTGTCATTATCATAGATCCTTCCAAGACATATATCGAAGCCGATGTCAATATCGGGACGGATACCGTCATCTTTCCCTTTACCGTGATAAGGAGAGGGGTGAAAATTGGCGCCAATTGTGAGGTCGGTCCGTTCTCGCATTTAAGAACCGGCACAGTTTTAAAAGACCATGCCGAGGTGGGCAATTTCACGGAGACCAAAAAGACTAAAATTGGGGAACATTCCAAGGCAAAACATTTGAGCTATCTCGGCGATACGACTATCGGTGACCATGTCAATATCGGAGCAGGCACCATCACGGCAAATTATGATGGGGAATCCAAGCACCAGACTATTATCGAAGATGGCGCATCTACCGGAAGCGGGACTGTTTTGGTCGCCCCTGTAAAATTAGGCAAAGACGCGGTTACCGGCGCGGGCGCGGTTATCACCAAAGGCAATGACGTCCCCCAAGGTGTTACCGTAGCTGGCATCCCGGCAAAACCGCTGGGCGGCAAGAAACCCAAACGCAAGAGCAAGCTTGCCCGCCATTGA
- a CDS encoding diaminopimelate epimerase, producing the protein MKISLMHGLGNEYIVFDGTKARLNLSPAIIKKLCDRKSGIGADGIIIILPLHKFANSPAHSLAPADFRMRIFNADGSEAEMCGNGIRCLGKYAYEHGLTWKKTIKVETLAGIKTLDLDIKDNKVKNIRVEMGKPESIADCRLEILDKKFKAVKVSMGNPHCVIFVPDTVKFPVERYGPLIEKHRIFPKRTNVEFVRIVNKTNIKQRTWERGVGETTACGTGAAASVAAGIFKKRLTRKVSVHLKGGKLLVESKPDGTLYITGPAEELFYKNVSF; encoded by the coding sequence ATGAAGATATCATTAATGCACGGGCTCGGCAACGAGTATATCGTATTCGACGGCACAAAAGCACGGCTCAACCTGTCGCCTGCTATTATAAAGAAGCTTTGCGATAGGAAAAGCGGCATAGGAGCTGACGGAATAATCATAATACTGCCGCTTCATAAATTCGCTAATTCACCGGCTCACTCGTTAGCCCCTGCTGATTTCAGGATGCGTATCTTCAACGCGGATGGTTCAGAAGCAGAAATGTGCGGGAACGGCATCAGGTGTCTGGGCAAATACGCCTACGAACATGGTTTGACCTGGAAGAAAACTATCAAAGTGGAAACCCTTGCCGGTATTAAAACGCTTGATTTGGATATTAAGGATAACAAGGTGAAAAACATCCGCGTGGAGATGGGCAAGCCGGAAAGTATTGCAGATTGCAGATTGGAGATTTTAGATAAGAAGTTCAAAGCGGTAAAAGTCTCCATGGGAAACCCGCACTGCGTTATCTTCGTTCCGGACACCGTTAAATTCCCGGTCGAGCGCTATGGGCCGCTTATCGAAAAGCACCGGATATTTCCCAAGCGCACCAATGTCGAATTCGTCCGCATAGTAAACAAAACCAACATTAAACAGCGCACCTGGGAGCGCGGGGTGGGTGAGACAACTGCCTGCGGGACCGGCGCCGCCGCGTCTGTCGCCGCCGGAATCTTTAAGAAGCGGCTTACCCGTAAAGTTAGTGTCCATCTTAAAGGCGGGAAGCTCCTGGTTGAATCCAAGCCCGATGGCACGCTTTATATCACCGGTCCGGCAGAAGAACTGTTCTATAAAAACGTATCTTTCTAA
- a CDS encoding aminodeoxychorismate/anthranilate synthase component II, with product MILVIDNYDSFTYNLVQVIGTLGKDVQVYRNDAITTNEIKSKKPSHIIISPGPETPKEAGISNKVIKKFAGKIPILGVCLGHQCLVAVFGGKIIRAGRLMHGKTSKVYHDGKTIYKNLPNPFAAARYHSLIAEPKSLPNCLEITARTEMTKGNKPETEIMGVRHKKIPALEGVQFHPESFMTPDGLLLLKNFLGFKI from the coding sequence ATGATTCTGGTTATTGATAATTACGATTCTTTTACCTATAACCTGGTTCAAGTGATAGGAACACTCGGCAAGGATGTACAAGTTTACCGCAATGACGCGATAACGACCAATGAGATAAAATCCAAAAAACCTTCCCACATCATAATTTCGCCCGGGCCCGAGACACCCAAGGAGGCGGGGATTTCAAACAAGGTAATAAAGAAATTCGCCGGGAAAATACCGATTTTGGGAGTATGCCTGGGCCACCAATGCTTGGTGGCGGTTTTCGGGGGTAAAATCATCCGTGCGGGGAGATTGATGCATGGCAAGACGTCCAAAGTCTATCACGATGGAAAAACAATCTACAAAAACTTACCGAATCCATTTGCCGCGGCAAGGTATCATTCCCTTATTGCCGAACCGAAAAGCCTCCCGAATTGCCTTGAAATAACCGCCCGGACAGAAATGACTAAAGGCAATAAACCAGAAACGGAAATTATGGGAGTCCGGCACAAGAAAATACCGGCATTGGAAGGGGTGCAGTTCCATCCGGAATCTTTTATGACGCCGGACGGCCTGCTGCTTCTTAAGAATTTTCTGGGGTTTAAAATATAG
- a CDS encoding bifunctional 3,4-dihydroxy-2-butanone-4-phosphate synthase/GTP cyclohydrolase II: MNLSPIPEVLEELKAGRMIVLIDDEDRENEGDLTMAAEKITPEAINFMAKYGRGLICLALTEEKADALDLPPMVNDNSSKFGTAFTISIDAKTGVTTGISVHDRARTILTAIKDDCKPDDLARPGHIFPLRAKKGGVMVRTGQTEGSVDMAKLAGLKPAGVICEIMNDDGTMARLPQLQEFCKKHKLKMASIADLIAYRRTTEKMITRAVDTKLPTKYGEFNISLYRSQIDDYLHIALCAGGIGTEPGKVYDEPVLVRVHSECLSGDIFGSLRCDCGDQLQSALAMIAKEGKGVVLYMRQEGRGIGLENKLKAYALQDKGMDTVEANEALGFPADLRDYGIGAQILVDLGIRKIKLLTNNPRKVIALNGYGLEIVERVPIEITCSAYNKNYLDTKKNKLGHLLK; encoded by the coding sequence ATGAATTTGTCACCGATTCCGGAAGTTTTGGAAGAGCTTAAGGCCGGTCGCATGATAGTTCTCATCGATGATGAGGATAGGGAAAACGAAGGTGACCTGACCATGGCAGCTGAAAAAATCACGCCCGAGGCCATTAATTTTATGGCCAAATACGGGCGCGGCTTGATCTGCCTTGCTTTGACCGAGGAAAAGGCCGATGCGCTCGATTTGCCGCCCATGGTAAATGATAACTCTTCTAAATTCGGAACGGCGTTTACTATTTCTATAGATGCTAAAACAGGGGTTACTACCGGAATTTCGGTTCATGACCGCGCCAGGACGATTTTAACGGCGATTAAAGATGATTGCAAGCCCGATGACCTGGCCCGCCCGGGCCATATATTCCCGTTAAGGGCTAAAAAAGGAGGGGTAATGGTGCGGACCGGGCAGACCGAAGGCTCGGTGGATATGGCAAAACTCGCCGGGTTGAAACCGGCCGGAGTAATATGTGAAATAATGAATGACGACGGAACCATGGCAAGGCTTCCACAATTGCAGGAATTCTGTAAGAAACACAAATTGAAAATGGCAAGCATTGCCGACCTTATTGCTTACCGCAGGACTACGGAAAAAATGATTACCAGGGCAGTCGATACTAAATTGCCCACTAAATACGGGGAATTTAATATTTCACTTTACCGTTCCCAGATAGATGATTATTTGCATATTGCGTTGTGCGCGGGGGGAATAGGAACCGAACCAGGCAAGGTTTATGATGAGCCGGTTCTGGTCAGGGTCCATTCCGAATGCCTGAGCGGAGATATTTTTGGGTCGCTCAGGTGCGATTGCGGCGACCAATTGCAAAGCGCCCTCGCCATGATTGCCAAAGAAGGGAAAGGGGTCGTTCTTTATATGAGGCAGGAAGGCAGGGGCATCGGCCTGGAAAACAAGCTCAAAGCGTATGCTCTTCAAGATAAAGGAATGGATACGGTTGAAGCCAACGAGGCGCTGGGGTTTCCGGCTGACCTGCGGGATTACGGAATAGGCGCGCAGATTCTGGTTGACCTGGGCATAAGGAAAATAAAACTGTTAACTAATAATCCGCGTAAAGTAATCGCTTTGAACGGATATGGCTTGGAAATCGTCGAACGCGTGCCGATAGAAATAACGTGTTCGGCGTATAATAAGAATTATTTGGATACTAAAAAGAATAAGTTAGGCCATTTATTGAAATAA
- a CDS encoding MATE family efflux transporter, producing MRKTVFQLAWPVVIQNLLMTLMMYVDTFMLGRYDQTSLAAMGVNRPLLMAIRLILMAIAVGTLATVARAFGEANSTNKDLTKTRQQIATSLWSAVLIGLVVSSFGALLAPQLISLYIDKNIQPELWIEAVSYFKIVISAFGFTYIFMVGASILRACGDTRSPMLISLYANLFNIAGNYCLIYGNFGFPRMGIEGAALSTALADVIEGVMFIILIFSKRRVINLKVPSLFKVQWENFKTLFKVSFPAMLEPAILQFGMLIVYSMVTGFGEIAIASHMIVLSIESLSFMPGMGFSIACGALVGQYLGAKRIDLAQSAYRESLKIALLIMTSMGLMFVLIPDYLVRIFVDADKSYEVVKLAALCLVIGAIEEPFIALAMIHQGTLRGAGDTKSTAYVAFIGVWLVRLPVAYLFAIILKMGLVGIWLSMPIDWVARSIAFRILYLKGRWKRIKL from the coding sequence ATGCGTAAAACAGTTTTTCAGCTTGCCTGGCCCGTGGTCATCCAGAATCTTTTGATGACCCTGATGATGTATGTGGATACCTTTATGCTGGGCAGGTATGACCAGACCTCTCTGGCGGCAATGGGTGTAAACCGCCCGCTTCTTATGGCAATCCGTCTGATTTTAATGGCAATTGCCGTAGGAACGCTTGCCACGGTTGCCCGCGCTTTTGGGGAAGCTAATTCAACCAATAAAGACTTAACAAAAACACGCCAGCAAATTGCAACATCCTTGTGGAGCGCTGTCCTAATCGGCTTGGTTGTCTCCAGCTTTGGTGCGCTTTTGGCTCCTCAATTAATCAGCCTGTATATTGATAAAAACATACAACCGGAGCTGTGGATAGAAGCGGTCAGCTACTTTAAGATTGTCATTTCAGCTTTCGGTTTTACTTATATATTCATGGTCGGCGCCAGCATATTGCGCGCCTGCGGCGATACCAGAAGCCCGATGCTGATTTCTCTTTACGCCAATCTCTTTAATATCGCCGGAAATTATTGCCTGATTTACGGCAATTTCGGTTTTCCCAGGATGGGCATAGAAGGCGCGGCTTTATCCACGGCCCTGGCTGATGTCATAGAAGGAGTCATGTTTATTATCCTGATATTTTCAAAGAGAAGGGTAATTAACCTCAAGGTTCCCTCTTTATTTAAAGTCCAATGGGAGAATTTTAAAACCTTATTTAAAGTCAGTTTTCCGGCAATGCTGGAACCGGCAATCTTGCAGTTTGGGATGCTCATTGTCTATTCTATGGTAACGGGTTTTGGGGAAATCGCCATTGCCAGCCACATGATAGTCCTTTCCATAGAAAGCCTTTCGTTTATGCCCGGGATGGGCTTTTCGATTGCCTGCGGAGCGCTGGTCGGCCAGTATCTGGGAGCTAAACGGATTGATTTGGCCCAATCTGCTTACCGCGAATCGCTTAAGATTGCCCTGCTCATAATGACTTCAATGGGATTAATGTTTGTGCTTATACCGGATTATCTGGTGCGCATATTTGTGGATGCGGATAAATCCTACGAGGTGGTCAAGCTGGCGGCTTTATGCCTGGTAATAGGCGCGATTGAAGAGCCTTTTATTGCATTAGCCATGATTCACCAGGGAACCCTGCGCGGGGCGGGCGATACCAAAAGCACGGCTTATGTCGCTTTTATCGGGGTCTGGCTGGTGCGCCTGCCCGTTGCATATTTATTCGCGATTATCTTGAAAATGGGTTTAGTCGGCATCTGGCTTTCCATGCCGATTGATTGGGTTGCCCGGTCGATCGCCTTCAGGATTCTTTACCTTAAAGGGCGCTGGAAACGAATTAAACTGTAA
- a CDS encoding tetratricopeptide repeat protein: MTKNLFKITGLIIICLVFPLEAVFIFAQASKTIYEKNNDAVVTIITYNKKNKQLAQGSGFIVKNDGIIITNQHVIEEAKTIEVKTTGGKTIEVENVIYEDSENDFAVLKIVAKNLPTVNLGDSDKVTPGENVYVIGSPQGYENSISNGLLSAVRKWKSKKVLQISAPISHGSSGGPVFNENGEVIGIATLTQENAQNVNFAMPINIIKDYIDEIKPGAPDKNAVTKSKYNKQATYWFWQGRALSEERKNEEAIEAYEKAIEIEPEYAEAYNDIGLIHEGNGNYKKAVLSYKTAIRINPDYADAYNNLGLVYGKMGDYEREKEAYMETLRIVPDSAVVNYNIAFTYRKMKDFKSSLKHYEKAVELDPNYADAYNSMGFTYALLDESEKAIGCYKKALTINPDFAVAYYNLGIEYAIKREYEKAIESYKEAIRCLPDYADARYDLALAYLITGEKEKAAEQHKALKKLDESLAEQLQEKLYPDKK; the protein is encoded by the coding sequence ATGACAAAAAACCTATTTAAAATAACGGGACTAATAATTATCTGCCTGGTTTTCCCCTTAGAAGCAGTCTTTATTTTTGCCCAGGCATCCAAAACCATTTACGAGAAAAACAACGATGCCGTGGTAACCATCATTACTTACAATAAAAAGAACAAGCAACTGGCGCAGGGAAGCGGTTTTATAGTAAAAAACGACGGAATTATCATCACCAACCAGCATGTAATTGAAGAGGCAAAAACAATCGAGGTAAAAACGACCGGGGGCAAAACCATTGAGGTCGAAAATGTAATTTATGAAGACAGCGAAAACGACTTTGCGGTATTAAAAATAGTCGCCAAGAACCTGCCGACCGTGAATTTAGGCGATTCCGACAAGGTTACACCGGGGGAAAACGTCTATGTAATAGGGAGCCCTCAAGGGTATGAGAACAGCATTTCCAACGGCCTCTTAAGCGCGGTACGTAAATGGAAATCAAAGAAAGTCCTGCAGATAAGCGCGCCGATTTCCCATGGGAGCAGCGGCGGCCCGGTCTTTAACGAAAACGGCGAGGTTATCGGCATCGCTACGCTTACGCAGGAAAACGCCCAGAACGTTAATTTTGCCATGCCGATAAACATCATCAAAGACTATATAGATGAAATAAAGCCTGGCGCGCCGGATAAAAATGCCGTTACGAAATCCAAGTATAATAAACAGGCAACGTACTGGTTCTGGCAGGGGCGCGCCTTGAGTGAAGAGAGAAAAAACGAAGAGGCGATAGAAGCGTATGAAAAAGCCATAGAAATCGAACCCGAATATGCCGAGGCATACAACGATATCGGGTTAATTCATGAGGGAAACGGCAATTATAAAAAGGCCGTGCTTTCTTATAAGACGGCGATACGGATTAATCCAGATTACGCCGATGCTTACAATAACCTCGGCCTTGTATACGGAAAAATGGGAGATTACGAACGGGAAAAGGAAGCTTACATGGAAACATTGCGTATAGTCCCGGATAGTGCGGTGGTTAATTACAATATCGCTTTCACTTACCGAAAGATGAAAGACTTTAAAAGTTCGCTCAAGCATTACGAAAAAGCGGTCGAGCTTGACCCGAATTATGCGGATGCATATAACAGCATGGGTTTCACCTATGCGCTTTTGGATGAAAGCGAAAAAGCAATCGGGTGTTATAAAAAAGCCCTTACGATTAACCCGGATTTCGCCGTGGCATATTATAACCTGGGGATAGAATATGCCATCAAGCGCGAATACGAGAAAGCAATCGAATCGTATAAAGAAGCAATACGGTGCTTACCGGATTACGCCGATGCGCGGTACGACCTGGCACTTGCTTACCTTATAACAGGCGAAAAGGAAAAAGCCGCCGAACAACACAAGGCGTTGAAAAAACTGGATGAATCGCTTGCTGAACAATTGCAAGAGAAATTATATCCGGACAAGAAATAG
- a CDS encoding metallophosphoesterase family protein translates to MKYAIFSDIHGNLEALEAVMEKLAAEKPDRYICVGDIVGYGADPNECIKKVRAIPGCIIVAGNHDYAAIGTLNNGFFNDFAKSAISWTAKQLNEEEKKFLGGLKLVETLNSISVAHSNLYLPELFEYIQTSYDLQLGFNVMENPVCFIGHSHVPIFFSLQRGSISFNTDPLLKINKSGKFFVNVGSVGQPRDDNPHACYAVYDDTDEAIAIKRVPYDVDKAVSKIRKAGLPEILAERLKYGR, encoded by the coding sequence ATGAAATATGCTATCTTCAGTGATATCCACGGCAATTTAGAAGCCCTGGAAGCGGTGATGGAAAAGCTGGCAGCGGAAAAACCGGACCGCTATATTTGCGTGGGGGATATCGTCGGCTATGGTGCCGACCCGAATGAATGTATTAAAAAAGTCCGTGCCATCCCGGGTTGCATTATCGTTGCAGGCAACCATGATTATGCGGCCATCGGCACTCTTAACAACGGCTTCTTTAATGATTTTGCGAAATCCGCCATCAGCTGGACTGCCAAACAATTGAACGAAGAGGAAAAAAAGTTCCTGGGCGGGTTGAAACTCGTCGAGACGCTAAATAGTATTTCCGTAGCGCATTCTAACCTGTATCTGCCTGAATTGTTTGAGTATATCCAGACCAGTTATGATTTGCAACTCGGGTTTAACGTCATGGAAAACCCCGTTTGTTTCATCGGGCATTCGCACGTTCCTATTTTCTTTTCTTTGCAGAGGGGAAGCATTTCTTTTAATACCGACCCGCTGCTTAAGATAAATAAATCCGGTAAATTCTTTGTCAATGTCGGCAGCGTAGGCCAGCCGCGGGATGATAATCCCCACGCCTGCTATGCCGTTTATGATGATACGGACGAGGCTATTGCGATAAAACGTGTTCCTTATGACGTGGATAAAGCCGTTTCCAAAATAAGAAAAGCGGGTTTGCCCGAAATACTGGCAGAAAGATTAAAATACGGTAGGTAA